A section of the Corynebacterium auris genome encodes:
- a CDS encoding alpha/beta fold hydrolase: MSPPRSPLRYDRTGTTPHDGLDIRWYERGPEEAEITVLYVHGFNISSAEFVLQVEALSALPVRQLLVDLRGHGGTGPAPPHMCQVDDAADDIFAVLCDRGVTGPLIVVGHSLGGPVSLSLMRRYAHELDLAGAVLISTAVEPFAEQGMPQVLAGWVGSLHEGLYEASPRLMKRLLALGTRLLVPVLACGFYFRPVGYAVVKFHAAMIQRTPLDTYAGYFDDLLEHSELEAADVLATIPGYILVGSHDAVAPISQSTKLHEIWPRAYLQILPESGHMPPFDAPGAVSTAIERLVRDVG, from the coding sequence ATGTCTCCGCCGCGCTCGCCACTGCGCTACGACCGCACTGGCACTACGCCGCACGACGGCCTCGACATCCGCTGGTACGAGCGCGGCCCAGAAGAGGCCGAGATCACCGTGCTCTACGTTCACGGATTCAACATCTCCTCCGCCGAGTTTGTCCTGCAGGTCGAGGCGCTTTCTGCGCTGCCGGTTCGCCAGCTGCTCGTGGACCTGCGCGGACACGGCGGAACCGGCCCCGCCCCGCCGCACATGTGCCAGGTCGACGACGCCGCCGACGATATTTTCGCCGTTCTCTGCGACCGCGGGGTGACCGGCCCCCTCATCGTCGTGGGTCACTCGCTGGGCGGGCCTGTATCGCTGTCGTTGATGCGTCGCTACGCGCACGAGCTCGACCTCGCGGGCGCCGTGCTCATCTCTACGGCCGTCGAGCCCTTCGCCGAGCAGGGCATGCCCCAGGTCCTCGCGGGGTGGGTCGGCTCCCTGCACGAGGGGCTGTACGAGGCATCCCCCCGCCTCATGAAGCGCCTCCTCGCCCTGGGCACCCGGCTGCTCGTGCCCGTGCTCGCCTGCGGCTTCTACTTCCGGCCCGTCGGCTACGCGGTGGTGAAGTTCCACGCCGCTATGATCCAGCGAACGCCCCTGGACACCTATGCCGGCTACTTCGACGATCTCCTCGAACATTCCGAGCTGGAGGCCGCCGACGTCCTGGCGACGATCCCCGGCTACATTCTCGTCGGCTCCCACGACGCCGTCGCCCCGATCTCGCAGTCCACGAAGCTGCACGAAATCTGGCCCCGCGCCTACCTCC
- a CDS encoding acyl carrier protein, whose amino-acid sequence MELSQRLNFDALNLTHEEPAADTSVAGRLAELIGRFTDAEVTPDATLDELGVSSLDRIELAVRAEEEFGVRADESAYTPETTVGELVEWLA is encoded by the coding sequence ATGGAGCTCTCCCAACGACTTAACTTTGACGCGCTCAACCTCACGCACGAGGAGCCGGCGGCGGACACCTCGGTCGCTGGGCGCCTCGCGGAGCTCATCGGGCGATTCACCGACGCGGAGGTCACCCCCGACGCGACCCTCGACGAGCTTGGGGTGTCCTCGTTGGACCGGATCGAGCTCGCCGTCCGCGCCGAGGAGGAGTTCGGCGTACGCGCAGACGAATCCGCCTACACTCCCGAGACGACGGTGGGCGAGCTCGTGGAGTGGCTCGCTTAA
- a CDS encoding gamma-glutamyltransferase family protein — protein MSRPLLVPVAAAGLALSACAPASETPALSTPEASDVSTLDVSNCEPADGVSGHVAGEETTGQAGERDIGVAPEIGTGFRSGMQEVRAQNFAVTTANPVATKAACEVLRGGGNAADAVVTAQFVLGLVEPQSSGIGGGGYILYSDAASGRRVAIDGREVAPLAADENYLIHVSDADPTPPLPDARSSGRSIGVPGIVAALAELHRQFGSDDWAADIQPAINLAQQGFEVSPRLAASIEDSAAQLAASPNAATYFLDADGQPLAAGTRLTNPEYAATLAAIAEDANNFYTGAIAADIASEATRAGEGLTPSLMTTADIAGYTPEVREALCVPYKGREVCGMPPSSSGGVAVLETLRLLEGYDLAQYAPDNPGPDGALSDVEAIHLVAEAERLAYADRDAYVADPAFVSIPGGSGALLADSYTSQRAGLIDPARSLGTATPGVLEQPVGVGADLPEHGTTHVNVIDAQGNAASFTSSVEAAFGSFHFTRGFVLNNQLTDFSAEPLDASGQPAANRVEPAKRPRSSMAPFLVFGPDGAVEMALGSPGGSLIIQYVLKTFLGITEWGLNPQQAVSAPNFGARNTPQTGIGGEHPLVKDGGAAGVVDELSALGHEVVTDEMVSGLSVLMRRDGGIVGGADPRREGIVLGG, from the coding sequence ATGTCACGCCCCCTCCTCGTTCCGGTCGCCGCTGCGGGCCTCGCGCTCTCCGCCTGTGCGCCCGCCTCCGAGACGCCAGCCCTCTCCACCCCCGAAGCGTCGGATGTCAGCACGCTCGACGTCTCCAACTGCGAACCCGCTGACGGTGTGTCCGGCCACGTCGCCGGCGAGGAGACCACCGGCCAGGCGGGCGAGCGTGACATCGGCGTGGCGCCCGAGATCGGAACCGGGTTTCGCAGCGGGATGCAGGAGGTCCGGGCCCAGAACTTCGCCGTGACCACAGCGAACCCCGTGGCCACGAAAGCCGCCTGCGAGGTGCTGCGCGGCGGCGGCAACGCGGCCGACGCGGTGGTGACAGCCCAGTTCGTGCTGGGGCTGGTTGAGCCGCAGTCCTCGGGGATCGGCGGGGGAGGCTACATTCTCTACAGCGACGCGGCCTCGGGGCGTCGAGTAGCGATCGATGGCCGTGAGGTCGCCCCGCTCGCCGCCGACGAGAACTACCTCATCCACGTTTCCGATGCCGACCCGACGCCCCCGCTTCCCGACGCCCGCAGCTCCGGCCGTTCCATCGGAGTGCCGGGCATCGTCGCGGCGCTCGCCGAGCTGCACAGACAGTTCGGCTCGGACGACTGGGCCGCCGACATCCAACCGGCGATCAACCTGGCGCAGCAGGGCTTCGAGGTTTCCCCGCGCTTGGCGGCCTCGATCGAAGACTCTGCAGCGCAGCTCGCGGCCAGCCCGAACGCCGCCACCTATTTCCTCGACGCCGACGGCCAGCCCCTCGCGGCGGGGACGAGGCTGACAAACCCTGAGTATGCAGCAACGCTCGCCGCGATCGCCGAGGACGCGAACAACTTCTACACCGGAGCCATCGCGGCCGACATCGCCTCCGAGGCGACCCGCGCCGGGGAGGGGCTCACCCCCTCGCTCATGACCACCGCGGACATCGCCGGGTACACGCCCGAGGTACGCGAGGCGCTCTGCGTGCCGTACAAGGGCCGTGAGGTGTGCGGAATGCCGCCCTCGTCGAGCGGAGGCGTGGCCGTGCTGGAAACGCTGCGGCTGCTCGAAGGCTATGATCTCGCGCAATACGCCCCCGACAACCCCGGCCCGGACGGGGCGCTGTCGGACGTGGAGGCGATCCACCTCGTCGCCGAGGCCGAGCGCCTGGCCTACGCCGACCGCGACGCCTACGTCGCCGACCCCGCGTTCGTATCCATTCCGGGTGGGTCCGGCGCCCTGCTCGCCGATTCCTACACCTCCCAGCGCGCCGGGCTGATCGACCCCGCAAGGTCGTTGGGTACGGCCACCCCCGGCGTGCTCGAGCAGCCGGTCGGCGTAGGTGCCGACCTCCCAGAGCACGGAACCACCCACGTCAACGTCATCGACGCGCAGGGCAACGCCGCCTCCTTCACCTCAAGCGTTGAGGCGGCCTTCGGCTCTTTCCATTTCACGCGCGGCTTCGTGCTCAACAACCAGCTCACCGACTTCTCCGCCGAGCCCCTCGACGCATCCGGCCAACCCGCCGCGAACCGCGTCGAACCCGCCAAACGCCCGCGCTCCTCGATGGCGCCCTTCCTTGTCTTCGGCCCGGACGGGGCGGTGGAGATGGCGCTCGGCTCGCCGGGAGGATCGCTGATCATCCAGTACGTGCTGAAGACCTTCCTGGGCATCACGGAGTGGGGCCTCAACCCGCAGCAGGCCGTCTCCGCGCCCAACTTCGGCGCCCGCAACACCCCGCAAACAGGCATCGGTGGCGAGCACCCGCTGGTCAAGGACGGCGGCGCGGCCGGAGTAGTCGACGAGCTATCCGCGCTGGGCCACGAGGTCGTCACCGACGAAATGGTCAGCGGGCTGTCCGTCCTGATGCGGCGTGACGGCGGCATCGTCGGCGGCGCCGACCCGCGGCGCGAGGGGATTGTGCTGGGAGGGTGA
- a CDS encoding NAD-dependent succinate-semialdehyde dehydrogenase has product MSDSYRVQNPVNNQVIETFDFITDEQLETALATAHEAFGSWRDESYESRGEVLRKVASLFDANRDRLAAIITQEMGKPLNQSQSEIDDVVDIFTYYADHGAELGADEPIDHEGGDAVLRRVPLGVIVGVMPWNFPYYQVARFAAPNIMAGNTVLLKHAEICPRSSQAIQEIFEEAGAPQGVFTNIYADHDQIATLIADKRVQGVSLTGSERAGRAVAATAGENLKKAVLELGGTDAYIVLDAADIEEAAQTAWKKRIANTGQACTSNKRIIVMDDIYDDFVAAMVRIAESFTEGDPTNPGKGQYYPLSSRGAAEKLDQQVKDAVAAGATLHTGGELTGEGAYFTPAVLTDVPVGSESFYEEFFGPVAEIYKVSSDEEAIALANDSEYGLGGAVFSSDVERARRVANRVETGMIHINIPQAGGAELPFGGVKNSGFGRELGPLGMDEFVNKQRFYVAE; this is encoded by the coding sequence ATGTCTGATAGCTACCGCGTTCAAAACCCTGTAAACAACCAGGTCATTGAGACCTTCGACTTCATTACCGACGAGCAGCTTGAAACCGCGCTCGCCACCGCCCACGAGGCGTTCGGCTCTTGGCGCGACGAAAGCTACGAAAGCCGCGGCGAGGTTCTGCGCAAGGTCGCCTCGCTTTTCGACGCCAACCGCGACCGCCTCGCCGCCATCATCACCCAGGAGATGGGCAAGCCCCTGAACCAGAGCCAGTCCGAGATCGACGACGTCGTGGACATCTTCACCTACTACGCCGACCACGGCGCGGAACTGGGCGCTGACGAGCCCATCGACCACGAGGGGGGCGACGCCGTCCTGCGCCGCGTGCCGCTCGGCGTCATCGTCGGCGTCATGCCGTGGAACTTCCCCTACTACCAGGTTGCGCGCTTCGCCGCGCCGAACATCATGGCGGGCAACACCGTGCTGCTCAAGCACGCCGAGATTTGCCCGCGCTCCTCCCAGGCCATCCAGGAGATCTTCGAGGAGGCGGGCGCCCCGCAGGGCGTGTTCACCAATATTTACGCAGACCACGACCAGATTGCGACCCTCATCGCCGATAAGCGCGTGCAGGGCGTCAGCCTCACCGGATCCGAGCGCGCCGGGCGCGCCGTCGCGGCCACCGCCGGCGAGAACCTGAAGAAGGCCGTCCTCGAGCTCGGCGGTACCGACGCCTACATCGTCCTCGACGCCGCGGACATCGAGGAGGCAGCTCAGACCGCCTGGAAGAAGCGCATCGCCAACACCGGCCAGGCCTGCACCTCCAACAAGCGCATCATCGTCATGGACGACATCTACGACGACTTCGTCGCCGCCATGGTCCGCATCGCGGAGTCCTTCACCGAGGGCGACCCGACCAACCCGGGCAAGGGCCAGTACTACCCGCTGTCCTCCCGCGGGGCTGCGGAGAAGCTCGACCAGCAGGTCAAGGATGCCGTCGCAGCCGGGGCCACCCTGCACACCGGCGGCGAGCTGACCGGCGAGGGCGCGTACTTCACCCCCGCCGTGCTCACCGACGTGCCGGTCGGCTCCGAGTCCTTCTACGAGGAGTTCTTCGGCCCCGTCGCCGAGATCTACAAAGTCAGCTCCGACGAGGAAGCCATCGCGCTGGCCAACGACTCGGAGTACGGCCTCGGCGGCGCCGTCTTCTCCTCCGACGTCGAGCGCGCCCGCCGCGTGGCTAACCGCGTCGAGACGGGCATGATCCACATCAACATCCCGCAGGCGGGCGGCGCCGAGCTGCCCTTCGGCGGCGTCAAAAACTCGGGCTTCGGCCGCGAGCTAGGCCCCTTGGGGATGGACGAGTTCGTGAACAAGCAGCGCTTCTACGTGGCGGAGTAG
- a CDS encoding DMT family transporter — translation MLALLVAITVGAIIPIQSAANTRLRLSVGDKPLVSALISFSLALAVSIVATTALQGNPIPDLAAASGAGWWVWLGGVMGVCFIVGNILLFPRIGAVQTMVLPILGQLVMGLLVDRFGLFGAPVHEVGPGRLLGALVVLSGIALVLNLGRNHSPDREQAAGPEVWAWRAVGVAIGMGSATQTTVNGVLGTMVGSSLHAAEVNLFIGAALLLLIALLTSPRQLVRRPSPGPWWMWLGGVVGATFVIAGATLAPILGTATTVIGLNAGTILGGQVMESVGAFGARKRPLDARRVAGLVLVFVGVLMVRLL, via the coding sequence ATGCTCGCCCTGCTCGTCGCCATCACCGTCGGCGCTATCATCCCCATCCAGTCCGCCGCGAACACGCGGCTGAGGCTGAGCGTAGGCGACAAGCCGCTGGTCTCCGCGTTGATTTCCTTCAGCCTGGCGCTGGCCGTGAGCATCGTGGCCACGACGGCGCTGCAGGGCAACCCCATCCCGGATCTCGCCGCGGCCTCCGGCGCCGGCTGGTGGGTCTGGCTCGGCGGCGTGATGGGGGTGTGCTTCATCGTGGGCAACATCCTGCTCTTCCCGCGCATCGGCGCCGTGCAGACGATGGTTTTGCCCATCCTCGGCCAGCTCGTGATGGGGCTCCTCGTGGACCGGTTCGGCCTGTTCGGCGCCCCGGTCCACGAGGTCGGGCCTGGCCGCCTCCTCGGCGCGCTCGTGGTCTTATCCGGCATCGCGCTCGTGCTGAACCTCGGGCGCAATCACAGCCCCGACCGCGAGCAGGCCGCGGGCCCGGAGGTGTGGGCCTGGCGCGCGGTCGGCGTGGCTATCGGCATGGGGTCTGCGACGCAAACAACGGTCAACGGTGTCCTGGGCACCATGGTCGGTTCCTCCCTGCACGCCGCCGAGGTCAACCTGTTCATCGGGGCGGCGCTCCTGCTCCTTATCGCGCTGCTCACGAGCCCGCGTCAGCTCGTGCGCCGCCCGTCGCCCGGGCCGTGGTGGATGTGGCTCGGCGGCGTCGTCGGGGCCACCTTCGTCATCGCGGGGGCGACGCTGGCGCCGATCCTGGGCACCGCGACCACCGTCATCGGCTTGAACGCCGGCACGATCCTCGGCGGGCAGGTCATGGAGTCCGTCGGCGCGTTCGGAGCGCGCAAGCGCCCCCTGGACGCCCGGCGCGTGGCGGGCCTGGTGCTGGTGTTCGTCGGGGTGCTGATGGTGCGGCTGCTGTAG
- a CDS encoding nucleoside hydrolase translates to MHHVIIDCDPGHDDAVALLLAAGHPAIDLLGVTTVGGNHTLEKVTRNASQVLTIAGRSDAPLHAGATRPLLRAPETAEAIHGDTGMTVPGYALPEPAVPVREGHAVDFIIETIMSREPGTVTLVPTGPLTNIALAVRLEPRIVGRVREVVLMGGAYGTGNRTASAEFNIAADPEAAQIVFREEWPVTMIGLDLTHQALATPEVEKRFAALGTAAGDFLVALIGAFRANYRDAQGFTDPPVHDPCCLAYLIDPAVVNTVRVPVDVETRGDLTAGRTVADLRAPAPADCHTQVATTLDAARFWDLVVEAVRALGE, encoded by the coding sequence ATGCACCACGTCATCATTGACTGCGATCCCGGCCACGACGACGCCGTCGCCCTTCTGCTCGCCGCGGGCCACCCCGCCATCGACCTGCTCGGGGTGACCACCGTCGGCGGCAACCACACCCTGGAGAAGGTCACGCGCAACGCGAGCCAGGTGCTCACCATCGCGGGGCGTAGCGACGCCCCCCTCCACGCCGGGGCCACCCGCCCCCTTCTGCGGGCCCCCGAAACTGCGGAGGCCATCCACGGCGACACCGGAATGACCGTGCCCGGCTACGCACTGCCCGAGCCGGCCGTGCCGGTGCGCGAGGGACATGCGGTGGACTTCATCATCGAGACGATCATGTCGCGCGAGCCCGGCACGGTCACGCTCGTTCCCACCGGGCCGCTGACGAACATCGCGCTGGCGGTGCGGCTGGAGCCGCGCATCGTCGGGCGGGTGCGCGAGGTCGTGCTTATGGGCGGCGCCTACGGCACCGGAAACCGGACGGCGTCCGCCGAGTTCAACATCGCCGCCGACCCCGAGGCCGCGCAGATCGTTTTCCGCGAGGAATGGCCGGTGACCATGATCGGGCTGGACCTGACGCACCAGGCGCTGGCCACGCCCGAGGTGGAAAAGCGCTTTGCCGCCCTCGGCACCGCCGCGGGGGACTTCCTCGTGGCGCTCATCGGGGCGTTTCGGGCCAACTACCGCGACGCGCAGGGTTTTACCGACCCGCCGGTGCACGACCCGTGCTGCCTGGCGTACCTCATCGACCCCGCGGTGGTGAACACCGTGCGGGTCCCCGTGGACGTCGAAACGCGCGGCGACCTCACCGCGGGCCGCACTGTCGCCGACCTCCGCGCACCCGCGCCCGCGGACTGCCACACACAGGTGGCCACGACGCTCGACGCCGCGCGCTTCTGGGACCTCGTCGTTGAGGCCGTTCGCGCGCTGGGGGAGTAA
- a CDS encoding MFS transporter, with protein MTTIPAAGEKLPLRQVWPLMLALLSAVFAFQLNASMLAPALATMELELDATTAEIGLTQTAFFTAAALFSLFMPRWGDLVGRRKVLVGMMALTAVGSVVAALAPNVTVLFVGRVIQGVSGPTVALTSVMLRQAVREEKQFALLIGVLTSINGGIAGLDALLGGWLTDAFGFRAVFWFIGAVALLAAVCTRFGLAENSAETTQPMDWKGVVPLVVAIGVILTALNEAGQLQAANWFLVAVLVLVGAAALVVFWRVEAASAHPLVSTALLRQRRTWGLLCTTTLTMTGIFAVMNGLVPNLAQDAVNGPGLSAAEVSWWTLTPYALAGLVFGPLSGYLAGRIGYTAMLKIGIAGAVVSVLFGILVVDNPTPALLLAVSLAAGVTYAGIANIMLGSLGVVLAPKANQGYLPGMNAGAFNLGAGISFTVIFAAATTFQAADGGYRAGMVTGLVLLLGAFAASFIIPRPETIPDTLAAEGR; from the coding sequence ATGACAACGATCCCCGCCGCAGGCGAAAAGCTGCCCCTGCGCCAGGTGTGGCCGCTCATGCTGGCCCTGCTTTCCGCCGTCTTCGCGTTCCAGCTCAACGCCTCCATGCTCGCCCCCGCGCTTGCCACGATGGAGCTCGAGCTGGACGCCACCACTGCCGAGATCGGCCTGACGCAGACGGCGTTTTTCACAGCCGCGGCGCTGTTTTCCCTGTTCATGCCGCGCTGGGGGGATCTGGTGGGCCGGCGCAAGGTGCTGGTGGGCATGATGGCGCTCACTGCGGTCGGCTCGGTCGTGGCCGCGCTGGCGCCGAACGTCACGGTCCTGTTCGTTGGCCGCGTCATCCAGGGCGTGTCCGGGCCCACCGTCGCGCTGACCTCGGTGATGCTGCGGCAGGCTGTTCGCGAGGAGAAGCAGTTTGCGCTACTCATCGGCGTGCTCACCTCTATCAATGGCGGCATCGCAGGGCTCGACGCCCTCCTCGGCGGCTGGCTCACCGACGCCTTCGGCTTCCGGGCGGTGTTCTGGTTCATCGGGGCGGTGGCTCTTCTCGCGGCCGTGTGCACGCGCTTCGGGCTGGCGGAAAACAGCGCGGAAACGACCCAGCCGATGGACTGGAAGGGCGTGGTGCCGCTCGTCGTGGCCATCGGCGTCATCCTCACGGCGCTCAACGAGGCCGGCCAGCTCCAGGCGGCGAACTGGTTCCTCGTCGCGGTCCTCGTGCTCGTCGGTGCGGCGGCGCTTGTGGTCTTCTGGCGCGTCGAGGCCGCCAGCGCCCACCCGCTCGTCTCCACCGCTCTTCTTCGGCAGCGCCGCACCTGGGGCCTTTTGTGCACGACGACTCTGACCATGACCGGCATCTTCGCGGTGATGAACGGGCTTGTTCCCAACCTCGCGCAGGACGCGGTCAACGGCCCGGGCCTGTCCGCGGCAGAGGTGTCGTGGTGGACGCTGACCCCCTACGCGCTCGCCGGCCTCGTCTTCGGGCCGCTCTCCGGCTACCTGGCGGGGCGCATCGGGTACACGGCCATGCTGAAGATCGGTATCGCCGGGGCCGTGGTGTCCGTGCTGTTCGGCATCCTCGTGGTGGATAACCCAACGCCAGCGTTGCTGCTGGCCGTCTCCCTCGCAGCCGGCGTGACCTACGCCGGCATCGCCAACATCATGCTCGGCTCGCTCGGCGTCGTGCTCGCCCCGAAGGCCAACCAGGGCTACCTGCCCGGCATGAACGCCGGGGCGTTCAACCTCGGCGCGGGAATCTCGTTTACCGTCATCTTCGCCGCCGCGACGACCTTCCAGGCCGCCGACGGCGGCTACCGCGCGGGTATGGTGACCGGCCTGGTTCTGCTCCTCGGCGCCTTCGCCGCGTCCTTTATCATCCCGCGTCCGGAGACTATCCCCGACACCCTCGCCGCCGAGGGGCGCTAA
- a CDS encoding serine hydrolase domain-containing protein yields the protein MDLNPHLSAWPTENVSAALVGQTEASYGNEARVYELASVTKLLSAYAVLLAVEEGAFSLDDALGPRPSTIRHLLAHASGVGFDSREPQKPVGERRIYSSAGFEILAEHLEGETGMAFGEYAREGIFAPLGMDTAEIYGSAGHGGRASLSDMRAFAAELVRPSLLAEETVREAMSVQFGELRGVVPGYGMHKPCPWGLGFEVRGEKSPHWTGGNMPAATVGHFGMSGTYLWVVPSWVDDARAGTAMVALTDREFGDWAKPLWQETNAEIFEAL from the coding sequence ATGGACCTGAATCCCCACCTCAGCGCGTGGCCCACCGAGAACGTCTCCGCCGCGCTCGTCGGCCAGACCGAGGCGAGCTACGGCAACGAAGCCCGCGTCTACGAGCTCGCCAGCGTGACTAAGCTGCTCTCCGCCTACGCCGTCCTCCTCGCGGTCGAGGAGGGGGCATTTTCGCTTGACGACGCCCTCGGCCCGCGCCCCTCCACCATCCGCCACCTTTTGGCCCACGCCAGCGGCGTCGGCTTCGACAGCCGCGAGCCCCAGAAGCCGGTGGGGGAGCGGCGCATCTACTCCTCGGCCGGCTTCGAGATCCTCGCCGAGCACCTCGAGGGGGAAACGGGCATGGCCTTCGGCGAGTACGCCCGCGAGGGGATCTTCGCCCCGCTGGGGATGGACACCGCGGAGATTTATGGTTCGGCCGGCCACGGAGGCCGGGCGTCGTTAAGCGATATGCGTGCCTTCGCCGCCGAGCTTGTGCGGCCTAGCCTCCTGGCGGAGGAAACCGTGCGGGAGGCGATGAGCGTCCAGTTCGGCGAGCTGCGCGGGGTGGTGCCCGGCTACGGGATGCACAAGCCCTGCCCGTGGGGGCTCGGCTTCGAGGTCAGGGGCGAGAAGTCGCCGCACTGGACCGGCGGGAATATGCCCGCGGCAACCGTCGGCCACTTCGGCATGTCGGGCACCTACCTGTGGGTGGTGCCCTCCTGGGTGGACGACGCGCGCGCCGGCACCGCCATGGTGGCGCTGACGGACCGGGAGTTCGGCGACTGGGCGAAGCCGTTGTGGCAGGAGACGAACGCGGAGATCTTCGAGGCGCTCTAG
- a CDS encoding TRIC cation channel family protein, whose amino-acid sequence MSTLAAVETTEMTYRVLELIGVYLTSLVAGTVARRMNFDIVGFALLALISSLAGGAARDVLIDTGQVAALANPEYIWVALAGAATAFVTRLRGLAWTMFQYHADMATVGVWAVTGSSKALLAGVSPLGCVLMGLLTATGGTVVRDIMIGRVPALLKNQQVMAIPAVVASVLTVVGFRLGQYDLAMIGSPIIAFAIAILIYWAGWYVPTRQDFAPVNDIARRVRRSFSGAENSARRVARDVEPGRVRRWRHNKMRQAEEHDEGAS is encoded by the coding sequence GTGAGTACACTCGCCGCGGTGGAGACGACCGAGATGACCTACCGCGTACTCGAACTCATCGGTGTTTACCTGACCAGCCTTGTCGCGGGCACCGTCGCGCGGAGGATGAACTTCGACATAGTTGGTTTCGCCCTTCTGGCCCTCATTTCTTCGCTCGCGGGAGGGGCGGCGCGCGACGTTCTCATCGATACGGGCCAGGTCGCGGCGCTGGCGAACCCCGAGTACATCTGGGTAGCGCTGGCGGGCGCCGCCACGGCCTTCGTCACCCGGCTCCGCGGGCTGGCGTGGACGATGTTTCAGTACCACGCGGACATGGCCACCGTCGGCGTGTGGGCCGTAACGGGCTCCTCGAAGGCGCTGCTCGCCGGGGTCTCCCCGCTGGGTTGCGTGCTCATGGGGCTGCTCACGGCGACAGGCGGCACAGTAGTGCGCGACATCATGATCGGGCGCGTCCCGGCTCTGCTGAAGAACCAGCAGGTCATGGCCATCCCCGCCGTCGTCGCGTCCGTGCTCACGGTGGTCGGCTTCCGGCTTGGCCAGTACGACCTCGCGATGATCGGCAGCCCGATTATCGCGTTCGCCATCGCCATCCTGATCTACTGGGCGGGCTGGTACGTCCCCACCCGCCAGGATTTCGCCCCCGTCAACGACATCGCTCGGCGCGTGCGGCGTTCGTTCAGCGGCGCGGAGAACTCGGCGCGCCGCGTCGCCCGCGACGTCGAGCCGGGCCGGGTCCGGCGGTGGCGCCACAACAAAATGCGCCAGGCCGAAGAACACGACGAGGGCGCCAGCTAG